One window of the Pyxicephalus adspersus chromosome 5, UCB_Pads_2.0, whole genome shotgun sequence genome contains the following:
- the BCL2 gene encoding apoptosis regulator Bcl-2 isoform X3: MAHPRGGGYDHREIVVKYIHHKLSQRGYQWEEGRHLSAELSEASAAANNNSFNGGEVSATNGGPTGHPPASDLPAASSSDNETPSDAPILDNAPAAHRSTASAASPVPLPQAELDVSQRDLNAPQDGNQPLDGNNGDYIPLQPLPAELFQTLSRAGDEFSSMYQQDFRHISGLLHLTPSTVRLRFAAVVEELFHDGVNWGRIVAFFEFGGVMCVESVNREMSPLVDSIVGWMTDYLNRHLQNWIQEQGGWVQSSDARMQNSTRFYSCR, translated from the exons atggctCATCCCAGGGGAGGAGGGTACGATCACCGAGAGATAGTGGTGAAATACATCCATCATAAGCTGTCACAAAGGGGGTATCAATGGGAAGAAGGGCGACACTTATCTGCTGAACTTTCAGAAGCTTCTGCTGCTGCTAACAATAATTCTTTTAATGGTGGAGAGGTGTCTGCTACCAATGGAGGTCCAACTGGACATCCACCTGCTTCAGATTTGCCTGCTGCTTCCTCTTCAGATAATGAGACTCCAAGTGATGCTCCAATCTTAGACAATGCACCTGCTGCTCACAGAAGTACTGCATCTGCTGCTTCCCCTGTTCCCTTACCCCAAGCAGAATTGGATGTTTCCCAGAGAGACTTGAATGCCCCCCAAGATGGCAACCAACCGCTAGATGGTAATAATGGTGACTATATTCCCTTACAACCGCTACCCGCAGAATTATTTCAGACACTGAGCCGTGCAGGAGATGAGTTCTCCAGTATGTACCAGCAAGACTTCAGACATATATCAGGGCTTCTCCATCTTACCCCATCCACAGTTCGACTTCGCTTTGCTGCTGTGGTGGAGGAGCTTTTTCACGATGGGGTAAACTGGGGCCGTATTGTGGCTTTCTTCGAATTTGGAGGAGTTATGTGCGTGGAAAGTGTCAACCGAGAGATGTCTCCTCTGGTAGACTCCATTGTTGGATGGATGACTGACTACCTGAACAGACATCTGCAGAACTGGATCCAAGAGCAGGGAGGATGG GTACAAAGCAGTGATGCAAGGATGCAGAATTCTACTCGATTTTATTCCTGCCGGTAG
- the BCL2 gene encoding apoptosis regulator Bcl-2 isoform X2, whose amino-acid sequence MAHPRGGGYDHREIVVKYIHHKLSQRGYQWEEGRHLSAELSEASAAANNNSFNGGEVSATNGGPTGHPPASDLPAASSSDNETPSDAPILDNAPAAHRSTASAASPVPLPQAELDVSQRDLNAPQDGNQPLDGNNGDYIPLQPLPAELFQTLSRAGDEFSSMYQQDFRHISGLLHLTPSTVRLRFAAVVEELFHDGVNWGRIVAFFEFGGVMCVESVNREMSPLVDSIVGWMTDYLNRHLQNWIQEQGGWTDNFLLYSVPYNIPVEFGISFPPPRT is encoded by the coding sequence atggctCATCCCAGGGGAGGAGGGTACGATCACCGAGAGATAGTGGTGAAATACATCCATCATAAGCTGTCACAAAGGGGGTATCAATGGGAAGAAGGGCGACACTTATCTGCTGAACTTTCAGAAGCTTCTGCTGCTGCTAACAATAATTCTTTTAATGGTGGAGAGGTGTCTGCTACCAATGGAGGTCCAACTGGACATCCACCTGCTTCAGATTTGCCTGCTGCTTCCTCTTCAGATAATGAGACTCCAAGTGATGCTCCAATCTTAGACAATGCACCTGCTGCTCACAGAAGTACTGCATCTGCTGCTTCCCCTGTTCCCTTACCCCAAGCAGAATTGGATGTTTCCCAGAGAGACTTGAATGCCCCCCAAGATGGCAACCAACCGCTAGATGGTAATAATGGTGACTATATTCCCTTACAACCGCTACCCGCAGAATTATTTCAGACACTGAGCCGTGCAGGAGATGAGTTCTCCAGTATGTACCAGCAAGACTTCAGACATATATCAGGGCTTCTCCATCTTACCCCATCCACAGTTCGACTTCGCTTTGCTGCTGTGGTGGAGGAGCTTTTTCACGATGGGGTAAACTGGGGCCGTATTGTGGCTTTCTTCGAATTTGGAGGAGTTATGTGCGTGGAAAGTGTCAACCGAGAGATGTCTCCTCTGGTAGACTCCATTGTTGGATGGATGACTGACTACCTGAACAGACATCTGCAGAACTGGATCCAAGAGCAGGGAGGATGG